The Chrysemys picta bellii isolate R12L10 chromosome 5, ASM1138683v2, whole genome shotgun sequence DNA segment CTGTTTAGTTCATCAAAAAACAGACTGCAAGGTGATtagattacagtgtataagtaccttcatagggagaaaataccaggcacTAAAGAGCTTTTTAATCTAGCTGAGAAAGACGTAACAAgaaccaatgactggaagttgatgccagacaaattcaaacaaCAAATtaggcacaattttttttaagcgtgacagtgattaaccattggaacacacCTCCAAGGAAAGTGGCACTGTCTCCATCTCTTGttatcttcagatcaagactggatacctttctagaagatatgatttagccaaacacaagttactgagTTCAATGCAGGGATAAccgggtgaaatgtaatggcctgtgatatacaggaggccagactagatgatctaatggccctTCTGGCCCTGAACTCTCTGAATCTGCACAGAGATAAGCAGGACACACAAgttattaaaataagtttataaaagcaaaacacatgtGCCCGATGgcatctgaaagacaaaaattagAAAGCCTTACGCTGGAACTGTTGCATCCCTTATCCAAGAAGAGGAGGCCTGCAGGCAGGCCCATGGTTAATACTTAGCTGTCTATTAACATTTTCTATCCATTAACCCCTGTTAAGTAAATTTGAATTGCTCTATCGGACAGCTGTCCCcagggggggaaaaaggaaagCAGTTAGGACATTGTCATCACTTGATTACCAGGTGACTATTACCATTTGCTGTAATAAACAGGCCAGCATCTATGTTCCTCTGCCCTCTACTGGAACAAATCATATCTATTATTCAAATGTTTAATAGTTAGTTCCCTCTGCCAGCTGTGCTAGCAGTGGCTCCTTTAGCTACATAAGCAGAAACTTGGTATTTGTACGGTCACAAGCAGAACGGTGGAAAACCTGTTGATTTAATTTTGTCTGTTTTGGGGGAAACTATAACAGGTGGTTTCTGTTTACCCAGGCATGGCCTCGAAGGGCTACACTTGGGGTTTTGGTTTCATACCAACTTAAAAACGTAAGGGAAACTAGAGCAAATCTCAGTGGgttgtaaggccttgtctacatgaagGAAAAAGTCTGCAGTAGCTAGTGTGGAATACCCAGTGCACACTAGCTCCCTGCACTAGCTCACAGTGTGGACACACATTTCTCACCTTCATGCACAGTAGCGTAACGCTTTAGGAGTACATTAAGCTAAGCCACCCAAGAGCACTCTTTtagtgtgctttaaattcacaccctagcttACTGTGCACTaactttcccatgcagacaagccccaaGAGTGGCCTGCTAAGAGAAGCCCAGAGCAACACACAGAACTATTTGAGATGCAGCGGAAACTTGCACAGAACCTGCCAATCCTGCCAGCATTATCaagcaatataaataaaaatacctcctctctccacctaGAAAGAGCTGGATGCAGAACTTGTCAAAGCATCTCTCTTCAAGCGTTAGCTAAAAGGGTCATTTCTCAAAGGACATGAGGTGTCCACTCCCTACAAGGGCTGTGCACACACCTTCTTGGTCTCAGCCAGAGCAGGTTGCGAGGGGCCAAGCAGAGGACCCAGAGTCATGATTAAGGCCTACTGGATTAGCATAAGAGTCACGGAGACGCTGGCATTCTCCTTTCTGTGCAGCACATATTCTGGTACTGTATACATTCTCCTTTTCACAGGCACTAAATTCACTCCACACAAAAATCAATGAGCTTTGATAGCTGCAGCCTCCACCCATCCAACAGAGGCCCTATCCCTGAGATGATCTGCAGAGGATTGTTTATGGTGATAAAGTTTGCATCTGTGTTCTCCTCTCCTCCAGGGTTAAATAATGCACCTGTCTGTGTTGTGAGAGATGCAGGGAGTTTTTCAAGACCATACCAGGCTGCCAGCAAAATCCTAATCCCACAGCGAGAATATGATCAGCAACATGGGCTAACTGGGCAAGGCATGGGCACGCCATCTCCTAGCAGCACTACACTAAGCCTCCAGGCTTATCCACACGTTGGGAAAGGTCCATCGCGACCAAGTTCACGTGAGTAGCCGCGATTTTGCATAACCCCACAGACTGTTAACATTAAATTTTTTTGACTTGATTTCAACATAAACTAACTGAAAACACATTTCTGTATTAATTTCCAGAGCCTGGAAGAGGAGAAATGGCTGAGTTCTCTAAAAGGTCAAGAGACTCCCTTGCTTTACCGAGAAAGGTAAAGAGAGATTTGCAGTTATTCATAGCAGCCCTATGCCTCAGCACCTTGGTACTGTACATCCACTCAGAGCTCTCATACTGCCAGGGAGAGCAACTGTGCAACACAGACTGCGGCCTTTAAAATATTACAAGGACCTAAAATGAGTGATCATAAACATCAAGCAAGTAGAGGAGGGAGCTTTGAAATGATGTGGTTTCATTTCTAATATATAAACATTGTCTAACTTTTCATTCTTCAGCATTTTATGTCAATAATTTAAACTAATTAAGAGTCTGAGCATGTGCTGCATTATATACAAGAGGTCAGTTTTTCTTTTATGGCCATGCTCAGTAATCTGCTATAGTTAACAATTCAATTAGTTATACTTTGCACTTAGAGCACCTTTTTTCTAACatcctcaaagcattttacaaacacagCATCCTGTTAAGTGCAATATTATACCCATTTTTTTCACTGATtggtaaactgaggtacagagaaattaagtgattcACCCAACACTATatagtgtcagagctgggaacagaacccaggagtcctgatccccTGTCACCAGTTTGCATAAAGTGTTTTTCCAACTCCCTGCTTTTCCCGGAGTTTATAACTCCCATAACGGGTTTGAAGGCAAACCTTTGCCTACAATGACTCACAtctgcagagatttttttttaaaatatgaaaaatccAGATTTAAGGATTatgacccagatccacaaagctCTTTAGGTGTCTAAACTTCAGTTTTAGGCACCGAAGTCCCAATTTTATGTACCTTTGTGATCCACAAAATCCCTGCTTGGCTGCctcctaaccctgtaggtgcctaaactaaCTCAACAAAGTCCCTCTGTGGATCTGGGTCTATGGCACCAACATCTGGGCATATTGGGGCACTGCACCTATTGCGACCAGTGATTGGAGACTAAATTATTAAGTGTATTTCTCCTTTTTTGGGCCCTGTTGCATGGAATCTCTAACAGTTTTAGTGATGGTttctactcccattgaagccaatggtaaaATAATCATTGGCTTCTAGGGACGCAAGATTGGGTACGTCTTCATTTAGCCTTTAATTGTGTAACTGGTATCTGCTGAATCCTTTCATACCTTACTTTCTACTTAGGAAGATCCTTTGAAAAAACAATCAGCTCGTCCTCTGACTGCAGTTGGCCATGAGATCCATCCTTCTTCTCTTACCCGTCCCTCTTCTCCAGCCCGTTTTATGCATTACAAGCCAGAAGTCAGAGAGAATATAAACTATGTTCCAAACTATCTGGATCAGGAAATAAAAGTAAGTGGTAACCTTTTGTATTAGGTTTCCATTTCCCAGAAGGGGGAGCATGGAGGTTTCAGTTCTTGCAGCCTGTATCTACCTGACCTGTTAATTTGTATTCAGAAGTTATTTTGGGAGTTCCTAGGGAGCTGCCCCTGCCAAACTGGAAGCCTCATACAGTATTCCTATTGGAAATGTTAGAAATGGACGGAGCAGAGTAGTAGTTACCTGAGCTGCAATCAGTGCTCTCTGCAATGCCGTGTACATGGCATACTCCCCAAAGCTCCAGGTTCCCTGCAGTGCTGCATACAAGGTGCTCCCCTCATTGCACGGTATGAATGGCTGTTGTCTAGGGTGAAACAaaactggttttttttttaaaggcaatttcATTCTGGGCAGTTTGTACAACTGTAAAATTTTGCACACAATTTCACAAAATTGGGGCTGAACTGAAACAGGCAAAAATTGTAACAGTTTAGTGCtataaagtagggctgtcaactACTTGCAGTTAACACTTAACACacaattaactagattaaaaataattgtgattaatcacagtgttATTCACActtttaaacaacagaataccaatttaaatgtattataaatatttttggatgcttttctacattttcaaatatattgatttcagttacaacacagaatacaaagcgtacagcgctcactttatattattttgattataaatatttgcactgtaaaaaaagaaaaaatagtatttttcagttcacctcatacaagtactgtagtgccatcgctttattgtgaaagtgcaccttacaaacgtagaattatattttttaaacataactgcattcaaaaacaaaacaatgtaaaactttagaccctagaattcaaagcatgaaggggcatacgaatgtttagcatatcaggcacgtaaatacctttttttttggaaagagtccagcagagggcaacaaaaataattaggggtctggagcacatgacttatgaggagaggctgagggaactgggattgtttagtctccagaagagacgaatgaggggggatttgatagctgctttcaactacctgaagtggggttccaaagaggatggagctcgtctgttctcagtggtggcagatgatagaacaaggagcaatggtctcaagttgcagtgggggaggtctaggttggatattaggaaacactatttcactaggagggtggtgaagcactggaatgcgttacctagggaggtggtggaatctccttccttggaggtttttaaggcccagcttgacaaagccctggctgggatgatttagttgggaattggtcctgctttgagcagggggttagactagatgacctcctgaggtcccttccaactctgatactctatgattctattctatgattctaacacaagtgattaacgcaaaacaaattaactagattaaaaataattgtgattaatcacagtgttATTCACActtttaaacaacagaataccaatttaaatgtattataaatatttttggatgcttttctacattttcaaatatattgatttcaattacaacacagaatacaaagcgtacagtgctcactttattttaattataaatatttgcactgtaaaaaaaaatagtatttttcagttcactgtaGTGCCATCgctttattgtgaaaatgcaacttacaaacgtagaattttttttttaaacataactgcattcaaaaacaaaacaatgtaaaactttagagcctagaattcaaagcatgaaggagcatacaaatgtttagcatatcaggcacgtaaataccttgcaatgctggctacaacagtgccatatgaacgcctgttctcactttcaggtgatactATAAAGAAAGAATGGGTGGTATTATCTCCCGTACatgtaaatttgtttgtcttagcgatttgctgaaaaaagtaggactgagtggacttgtaaattggtattctattaacaacagtgtgattaaaactgcaattaatgtagacttttttaaatctcacaattattttttttaatcatttgactgCCCTACTATAAATCTATCTGGCATATTTGCATCCCCTTTTAAGTCATTATTGTATTGCCCTTCTTCCAGGTCTTGGAAAAACTCCGTGACATTCTACAGACAGACTCCCTTGCAGAGATCCAAGAGTGGCTGTCAAGGGCAAGTATAAGAGGTAAAATGTGCATGTTTGTTAAAATAATAGTAGACCTGTCACAGTTACCTATCTAGCTGCACTACTGTCCTTTCTCACAGTCTCACCAAATGCAACTCTACAGGTGTCAGGTCTTTACAGCTTGTGGATGGAACTCCACAATCCACACGCTCTCAGACCAGGACTTGGGTTACAGCTCCCTGGTTTCTAACTGTGACTAATTCAGCAAGTCCAACTGGGGTTACACTCTGCAAGGATTTCTCTTTGGGAGCATAAAACAGCACACATTTGCAATGAGACAGACACAGCTTCTTCAAAACAGAGCATCATTTCTTTTGCCTAAAAGGTACCCAGTGCTTAGagaaacagatttaaaataacaaagaccTACATCCATTTTCCCTTCCTTAAGCTTAGCCACTCTATCCATAGTGGAGGTGTGTCTGGCTTACTTCCCATCTCTTACATGGGAGAAACACCCTAACCTGCTTGCGGCCTTCTCCCTCTGGCTCTGAGTGTGTCCTCCCAGCTCTCAGCTTTTCCACTGATATATCCCAGCCAGCTTCCATCAGCTCACCTCCCCAAAAAAACTTTTCTGCCAGGGGAACTTTTTTAACCAGTGAGGGTCTTTTGATCTGAGGCTTAGCCTTGGGAAGAGTAAAACATCCTAGCTTGAATTGAGCCAGCCAGGCAAATTCTCCACCAACCGGTAGTCCAGTCATTGTTATTTTCACGCCTTTGAAGCTGGGTATGTGAGAGACTGTCTTATTTGTGTCATTGTTTCACTTCTCCTGTTCAGTTCTGCAACAACCCCTTTACAGCTTCATTTGATTTAGCTCTATGCATTCAGTAAGCAATACAAAATtgaacagggaaactgagtcatgcatacACATTTCCCCAGTTAATCACAAGGCCATTTTCTGCATTCCCTTACACTCATGTAATACCTTTGGAGTGCCCACTGAATTGAATTTATGAGACTGCAAAGATGAAAATGGGGGCAGAATCTGGTCAAGTGTGGTTGGACTAGGGGTAGTAGTTTTGATTACTAGGTTATTGTGATCCTTGTTGGCTGGCCCACCGagccgctagggggcggtggggagctacggcGTCattggccggcctgggtcacgcgcCTGGTgccggggaattagcggcggggagAGTGCCTGCCAGAgtcggtagcgcgcccctcaggcagggaagCGCCGGCAAAAGGCTGTGGCGCGCCTCTCAGGCGGGGGGGCGCCGGCAAAAGGCTGTGGTGTGCCCCTAGGCGAGGGGGGGGGTGCCGACAAAAGGCTGTGGCGCCcctcaggctgggggggggggggcgggccgcCAGCAAAAGGCTATAgcacccctcaggcaggggagcgccggcaaaagGCTGTAGCGCTGGCAAAAGGCTGTAACGCTGTCTGGGTTTTGGTCCCGAGCACGTCGGCCACATAGtcagctgctggcagctccagttcTCCCtctggctcaggctcctccagttccttggggtactcggctgctggcagtcCTGGTAGCCCCAGTCCTTCCTGCAGGTCACCTTTCCCCTGGTCCTgggcctcccctggcgtggcagcagggttggaagggagcagCCCTTGGTCTGCGTCcgtctccctccctggtgctgccctgactgagctaagggccccgccctttgtACTTCCTGACCCACctctccccttccggggggtggagtgagcttggcactcaggctgagagagcggCGCTTtaccctccgaacctgagggaagccaccctggttCCCTACAGGTATCATTGACAATATGCCCTTCCCACAGCAGCCTTGGTTGAATTCTTCTTTTTGAAAGGTACATCTTTCATAAGAAGGATCATATCTCAATGATGGCAGTAGAAGTTGATCCATAAATTGGAAAGGCCGCTGAAACACACTGCTCaaagaaaaaagcaaagaaaaaaaccaTCACAGGAAAGTGGTTTTTATATTAAACTGCTACAGTACCAATGCACAAGTGCTCAAAGCACTCATTCTTTGGCTTTAGCCTCCGCACCTGCTTAATGCACACTGTTATGCCAGCACAATGACTACCAGTCATGTGTTATTACCTACTTATGGGTAGTTACACTGCCCCTGGATGATCATATCACCCAACTTCTTTATTTAGCCAACCCTGCTATAAATTGATTTAATTCTGCTTTTAGGGACTTCTTACCTGGAAGTGTCCACTCAGGGAACTTGGCTAGGGCTGCTAGCTAGACATAGGCCTAAACCAGAGGTGCAAACTTTTTGGTAGAAAATTTAATTCATGAGCCTCCTCAGGCATTAGTTTACATTTCCAGATATATCCTGAGAAAGTTAGATCTCCAAAAGGCATGCTACACTCATCTCATCAGAGTCAGTGATCCCTAGTGATGTTCCAAATTCAAGTTGAAGGAGCTCGATGTCCAAAGGCTATTGGGAGAGAaagtgtctctctccccacccccactttggTATATCACAGCCTACACCTCACGGAAAGGGGATGTCAGTAAGCTATGGGTTTAAAGAAACAAAATCGCAAGTGGTATAGTTTTTCAACTGTACTAAACATTTCTGCTCACTTcatgtttttgtaaaaaaatgTTACCCAACCAATTTGGAGGCAGATATGACTAACACTGTAGGGAGAAGAGGATGGGCAAAGTTGGATATACAATAGAAGCCTGTGGTTAATATTGTTAGAGCAACTACTGTTATTGTTTAACTGGAAATTCCTTTCCagctttttttaaactgaaaaatccaACAATTATAGTTTGTTAATAAAAACAGTCTAGCACTCatgaactatacaaaaatgaagCTGTGCATATTTACATACAATTCAGATTTAATGTAGCATTTCCATTTTCCtcaatttctttttaaagcaacctcattcaaaaaaattatttttgacgGTTTTTGGTGTTTCAGAGAAAGAGTTTGTATCAAATTTGATTCGCTCAGAAATGACTAGCAGGGACTTGCTGAATTATCGGCAAAATACGCCAAAAGAAAGTGCAGTCCATGATACaatgaagccttcccatgccccTTGGACAGAAACAAGGGAAGAAGTGAACAAGTTCAGGTAAAGTCTGCTTTAATATTGGTAGGATCAGGAATTTGTCAAAAGGTTAGGAGTTCATGATCATTGTAGGAGAAGGATTCAAGTTTTGAACGATTTTCTGAAACTTACCTAAAGCGCTGATGTCTGCAAACTTAAGCTGCAAATCTTGAGAGaacaatttctctctcttcctcctgatTTCAGGTGCTTCTCTACTTCTAGTCCTGGCAGAAATATTGCCAAGAACAGAAGTATTGAAATATTACCACAGAGGCTGATTCTGTATTAGAAACAAAAGCCCAGgcctgcaaacacttacgcaGGTGCTTAAAATTTACGCATTTGGGTAGCTCCATTAAAGGCAGACTGCTCACAGATGAAGTTACTTTTGTGCCCATTTGTGtacgtttgcaggattggggcctaaaacaGTACACAAAAAGAACTCACAATTAGTCAGGCTTTTCACAACTGCCCCAAAACATTCAGTTTGAATTTAGCTCACTCCACGCTAATTAAGATGGAGAAAACACATTTTCATATTGAgcagagttttttgttttgttttttaaaaaagcttaatAGGTTTTGCAACTTTTTCATGCTTTGGCAAGGTACTATATGAAACTCTGCAAGAGATATTTGAAATTGTACATGTTCCTATTTCAAAACTCCCCCAAATCCAGATCATTTACCTGGGGCAAAGGATTATTCTGCTTCTAAATCCTGAAAGTTGTTTTTTCTCATCGTTGCCCACAGTCATCAGTAACACATAAATGACGTGTTGGGGAAGAGATACGCCTTTTACTACCAGAGGTGAGCCTGGGCTACAAATCTTCAGTGTGTAATATGTTCTGTACATCTGTTGCTGACTATGCCTGTAGACCTAGGAGCTGTTTTGTTTGTATTATTCAATTGTTCTTTAAAGAAATTAACTCACCAAGTCAGACTGGTTTTTGGAAGGAAACTTTtcatgcagaaaaggcagagaaTTTAGAATAGAAATTAAGAATGGaattaagtttaaaaatattagtggtaaaaatgttggttttgtgaTTGACGCTTGTCAGCTAGAGCTTGAATTGAAAATGTTGCTAGGTAGGAGAGATTCCATTCTTGGGTACCAAGTTATACAAGTGGAGCAGTGCCAAGGTTTACAGGCACCAAAGAACCCTTTAAGCCATTGCTGCATATAGCAGCTAACACAAAATGcttgctgtttctttttttatgGCTTTATAAGCTCTCCCTGTTCTATTCAGGCCTTCAAGTAAAGCATCAGAAGCAAGTAAAGGAATGGAACAAGGTAGGTGATGGAAATTCTAAGACACTATACAGCTAGAAATGTATTCAATGCCACAGTGCAGATGTATTGCACTTTGAGGTTTTGTATGTAAGATCCTTGAACATTTTAAACAGTTTAGAGTCTATTTTTACACTGGGATGAAGAAAATTCAATGGCAGTATGAAAAATACAGCAGTATGTCAAGTTAATTGGGAGTTAGATTTCTGAGAATCTCTGCTTTTTATTACCACCATTGATTCAGCCTCTCTAGGAAGAGCATTCATGCATAACTTTCCCCAGTGACTGCACCTCATTAACAAAGCAGTGCAAAGTATACATATTTACAGCTGCTGACAATCTTACTTCAACCACCACAAGGTTTGATCTTTCTGTAAATTCTCCTGATTTCTTCCTCCACACAGTCAAAACCTCCTGCTATTCCTCAGACGTGTGCCCGAACTCTTCCTGTCAACTAACTTTTGGATTCCACCTTGCCTTGCACCATCAACCAGCACATCTCCCTCGTCCTCTAAATAAAACATGCTTTCCTAGTCAGTCTCCCTCAGCTACCAAAGACACATTTACAGCCCCTACCCAGACAGTTTCACCTCCCTCAGATCACCACTTTCCAGGTGTTATACATCTGGAGTGCAGTAAAGGTTAAAGCAGCACAagccaaaaaaaccccagcaGTCTCAATAAGGAGACTACCCCTTCTACAAAAAAGTTGCAGTCTGAGTTGTTTACATGATCATGAGACTGTGCTAGCAGTAACCTGTATTAGCACTCCAGGATACAGTGAGtttgacccccccctccccaaaaaggggtggggggtcacTCTATTTACACTGGTTCAAAAGTACTACTATAATTCTAAGTGAGTGAAAATACATAGTTTATAATACCTGTGGGTGGAGACTTTACATGGGAAGGATGAGAAGGGAAACCAGGGAAGGAATTTTGTAATTTCTCAGAGACCAACAATTTTCTCTTCTCAAAGAGAGTCATCCAGTTGAAGATCCTCCATGCTACTATTTTCATAATATACTACCAGAAACACATGTTAAAAGCCAAACAAACATTGAAAAACAAAGCCTAAGCTTAGTGTGGTATACAGCTTTATTGTTCAAAAATCTTTTCCAGAAAGGGAGAGAGATGGTCATTT contains these protein-coding regions:
- the C5H4orf17 gene encoding uncharacterized protein C4orf17 homolog isoform X2 codes for the protein MNINFKQQPEPEFNYKVITQRSLSDSPFGRASGTYFLSRHIPHSRTVCHIQGLNNAPVCVVRDAGSFSRPYQAASKILIPQREYDQQHGLTGQGMGTPSPSSTTLSLQAYPHVGKGPSRPSSQPGRGEMAEFSKRSRDSLALPRKEDPLKKQSARPLTAVGHEIHPSSLTRPSSPARFMHYKPEVRENINYVPNYLDQEIKVLEKLRDILQTDSLAEIQEWLSRASIREKEFVSNLIRSEMTSRDLLNYRQNTPKESAVHDTMKPSHAPWTETREEVNKFRPSSKASEASKGMEQERERDGHLPTRGERLTIPISENVRGRSSSSQGTSHSPSLALRQKPHLRYSKLSTDQRHLTARE
- the C5H4orf17 gene encoding uncharacterized protein C4orf17 homolog isoform X1 encodes the protein MNINFKQQPEPEFNYKVITQRSLSDSPFGRASGTYFLSRHIPHSRTVCHIQGLNNAPVCVVRDAGSFSRPYQAASKILIPQREYDQQHGLTGQGMGTPSPSSTTLSLQAYPHVGKGPSRPSSQPGRGEMAEFSKRSRDSLALPRKEDPLKKQSARPLTAVGHEIHPSSLTRPSSPARFMHYKPEVRENINYVPNYLDQEIKVLEKLRDILQTDSLAEIQEWLSRASIREKEFVSNLIRSEMTSRDLLNYRQNTPKESAVHDTMKPSHAPWTETREEVNKFRPSSKASEASKGMEQVKTSCYSSDVCPNSSCQLTFGFHLALHHQPAHLPRPLNKTCFPSQSPSATKDTFTAPTQTVSPPSDHHFPGVIHLECSKG